The following is a genomic window from Adhaeribacter radiodurans.
TTCAGAAGATTGCTTTAGCCGCACGGTAATTTCTAACGAAAAAATTACGGTAAAAAACTTACTGTACACCCTAGAAGGAGAAAAAAATTACCGCTTAACTTCAAATGCACCTTGGGTAAAAATTAGTAAAAATGCTTCCGGTTTAGCAGCTCCATCGGGAGTTTACGTAGAAGCTACTATTCAGGCAGAAGGTTTACCAGCTGGTAACTACAAAGCTACTATCACGGCTAAAGGAACCGGTAAAGGCCGAAACTTTACCAGTGCCAGCTTCTGCGTAACTTTAAAAGTTACTAAAGGTTCTTCGGTTTTAACCATTACTAAAACCGGTAATGGCTCTGTTACTAAAAATCCCGACAAAGCTTATTATAGCTACGGCGAAAGGGTACAGGTAACGGCAAAACCTGCCAGCGGTTACCGGTTTGCTGGCTGGTCTGGAGATGTATCTGGTTCCGCTAACCCACTTAAAGTAATCATGAAAGGTAATCGCCGCATAACTGCTAATTTCCGCCGGAAAGAAACAGATGTAACCGTGGTACGAATTAATGCCGGTGGCAGCAACCAAACAATTAAGGGCGTAACCTGGCGCGGCTGTGCTTCGGAAAACGGCTGCCGCGATTACGTGGATGGTGGTTTTGCTTATACCGAAAGACCTTCTCCTGGCATTATCGGCGCTAATTATAATAACTTGAACCAGGCCATTTACCAAACTGAGTGGACCGGCGGTGAAACCGGACCTAATTCTGTACCGAAAGGTGCTACGGCCTTTTCGTATCACATACCCGTAAAAAATGGTCAGTACCTGGTGCGCTTGTACTTTGTGGAATTGAATAAAAATGGTCGTGATTTGCGCAAGTTTGATATTAAGCTGGAAGGGCAGTTCATTCAGAAAAACTTCGATATTTATGACGCTGCTAACGGTATCCACAAAGCCATTTACCGGGAATATCCGGTTACCATATCCGATGGAGCGGTTAATCTTGCTTTTATTCGCCAGGTTCAGAATGCCAAGGTAAGCGCTATTGAGATTGCACCTTTAGGAACGGCTACTTTTAATAGTAAACCTACTCCAAATGCGGGTAAAGTTCAAACAGTAACCGCTAATTCCAATGGCTATGCCAACGTAACCTTAAACGGCGGCGCTTCTTTTGATACAGATGGTTATTTAGTTTTATATCATTGGCTTCGTAATGAACAGCATTTAGCTAACGGCGAAAAACCAACGGTACGATTAAGAGTTGGAACGCACCAAATTAAACTGGTTATAAAAGACAATGCCGGAGCTTACCGCACTGATTACACTACTGTTATTGTAAAAGCCGGTACTATTCCGGTTAAAGCTGATTCTATAGGAGAAGCAGTAATTGCAACTAACAATAACCCGGGAAAAGTAAGCCGAAAAGCTACCACTCCTTCCGAAGTTAAGACACCAGCGCTGGGTAATTCTTTAACTGTAAAACTGTATCCTAACCCGGGCGTTTCCGGCGAACGGACTTTTGTAGAAGTTACGAATGGCGGCCAGCAGGAAAACATTGCACTTACGTTATTTGATGTTACTGGCAAGCTTGTTCAAACAACTAACCTCATAACCAATGAACAGGGTACCGCACGCACCGAATGGGAACTAGCCGGCAAATTACGTACGGGTACCTATCTGATTCGGGCGGCAGGTAAGGCCGGAACTACCCAAGCAAAACTGATGCTACGGTAATGAAAATCTGATGATTGATAGGGAAAGGATTTCAGAAATAAAAGTTTCCTTCCCGTTTTAAATTTACGGATAGTTTTATACCCAATAGTGTTTAGAGTTTCCCTATTAAAATAAAGGTTAAAACATAGGGGTATAACCTCGGCAGGTTTTGAAAACCTGCCGGGGTTGAACTAAAAAAGGTGCTTTTTACTATTTGGTATTAGTTAAGGAAGCTATCTATCTAAAATGGGATATTCTTTTACAGAAAAAGGCTTACAGAATTGTAAGCCTTTTTCTTTTTACTTCTGGTTATATTTTTTTTTACCAGACCAACATTTTTTTACCTAAATTTTTAAATGGAAGGGGTACCAGGTTATAGGTTATAGCAATTTCGTTGCTGCTGGCGTTTAAACGTCGGGCATCTTGTGTTACAGATTCGTAGGTGTAGTTTAAAAAGATTTGTTTTAACCGGAAACCACCCGTAAAAGTATAAGCCAGATTAGAGCGGTAACCCACTCCTGCCCAAAAAGTATTTTGAAACACTCCTTTCACCTGGCCTTCTATAGTCTCTTTTAGCTTAGGATCGTAGCGGAAAAGGCCGTTTACCGTTAACCCAAATTGTTCGGAAAAGCCTTGCCGGTAACCCGCCTGCACAATATGCTGTCGCGGAAAAGTATTCGTAAAGTAGTTTTTGTTAGAAGTTAGTTTACCTTCGGCGGCATCCTGCAAAGCATATCCCACATAAAAGTTCTGGCCAGCTAAAGCCACTCCAACATTTACGTCTATTTTATTAATTTCATTATTATCTGCTTCAATTAAATTCTGCAATTCCGGATCGTTGCTCTGGTCTAAAGTAAGTCGCAGGTAATCCAGAAAAATGTTATTGTACGTAGCTGCAACGCCGGCCCGCAGAGTTAATTTTTCGGAAAGGTATACCTGCCTGCTGTAACCTAATAACAATTGATTTTCGCGGTACGGGCCAAAAGAATCGTGCAATAAAGTAACTCCTAGCCCATCTTTAGCGCCCAGATACGGATCAGGTCTTTCTTCCTGCAACACTCCGGGCCGTTTGCTGCGGCTCCAGGCACCTACATCCGCCAAATCAAACTCAGTCGAAAAGAACAAAGTACGCGGCGCATCTTCAAAACCAGTCCACTGGTCGCGGTAAATACCTTTAAGCTGAGAGCCGTTTAGTCCGGTTAAAGCGGGGTTAAAATAATGCTGCACTTGCGAAAAACTGGCCAGATGTTTTCTGCTTTGCGCCTGAATTTCTCCGGCTATAGTTACTAAAAAGATAAAGAATAAATATTTTCTCATGCTCTCTTACTTTTTAAGGACCGTTACCACTCCCTTTTTCGTCAGGTTAATATCTGCCACTTGAATAATAAACAAGTAAGAACCGGGTAAAACCTTTCCGTTTGCATTTTGGCCATTCCAACCTTTTTCCGGATCAGTGGTGTAAAAAAGCCGCACCCCAGACCGGTCGAATACTTCAATCTGAACCTGGTTGTAAAATTTAAGCTCGGGTATAGTCCACTCATCGTTTATGCCATCGCCGTTGGGCGAGAAAGCATTTACTATTTTAAGTTGGTCAGCCGTTATTGGGTAGGCGGCTTTGGTTAAGGTAAAACTTTGCTCGATGCTATTATTAAACGAATCGGTAGATTTTACCCGAATAGTAAATTGAGTTTGCCCCGATAAGCCTGCATTTGATTTCAGAAATAACTGGTCTCCCACTATATTAAATAACCCGTTATGGGTATCTCCCTGACCGGTAACTAACGTGTACGTAAATTGCGTATCGTCGGCATCGGCGGTTTCTAATTTCCCAATTGCGTCGGAAGGCGTTACGTTGGGACTGAAAGTAGTATTGCTTAGAGTAATAGCTGTAGGAACTTGATTAGATTCTACGGATACAATTATTTTGGCCGGTATATTATTCAGGTTGGTAGTACCGGAGCTTAACGTAAGAATACCAGTTAATTCGTATTGCCCGGTAGCATCCGGATTATAAGAACCTGGTTGCCAAGTTACCGGAACTTCTTCTTTCTCCCCGGAAGAATACGTAACTTCTAAGGTAACCGGCAGGGGTAATTGTTGAAAAGGTGTACCGAGGGGCACTCTTATATTATCCGATTGTTTAATGGCAACAACATCTTTCGTATTCTTGATAATCTGGTTTGTAATTGTTTCACCTTGATTACCGGCCGCATCAACCAAATAAAGCGAAACTGTAACCGGGCCATTAGGCAGTTCAGTCAGATTTAAAGCAGTAATATCAAATTGCGCTTGTTCCACTAGTCCGGTGCCGGTAACTGGGGTACCACTGTTTTCGCCGGTTATGGTATAAAAATAAGTAGTACCTATTTCCGCTCCGGTTATTTTTAAAGTAATGTTTCCCTGATTCGTAACATCTATTTGCGGTTGTTCAAAACTTACTGCGTAACCAGTTGGTTTGGTAGCATCAAAAATAATTTTCAGTTCATTAGAAGCTACATTACCAGAATTAGATCCATCCTGCGCTACGGCTGCGGCAACGTTTACTGTTACTTCACCGTCGGCTATGGGGGCGATAACTGCCGTGTAAATTTGCTTACTTACCGCAGTAAAAGCAGTCGCAGTGGCATTTTTTAAAGTAAGGTCCGTTGCGTCGAAGTTATTAACCTCTTCGCTAAAAGTTATAGTTACTTCAAAAGGAACATTAATAGGCGTTGGCGCGGTGGTAGAAATAGTTACTGTTGGCGCATTTAAATCTATCGTCCAGGTATGACTAGCTGGAGTAACATCTATATTTCCGGCTTTATCCAGGGCACGCACCTTTAATTCGTGGGTTCCTTCCGCCAGGCTAGTTAAAGTTAATCGATTAGTAGATGTTACGTAAGCAGCATTATCCAAGCTTACTTCAAATCCAGATTCTGCCTCACTACTGGCAAAATCAAAGATGGCTGCCGTACTGCTCGAGTTAGCTAAAGGAGCAGATAAAATAGTAGTTTCCGGCGCTTTTGTATCTATTTCTACGCGAAAAGGAGCGCTAAACGGCCCATCTTGGTTAGCAGCATTAATAGCGTTTGCAGTGAAGGAGTAAACACCATCAGGTAAAACATTAGCAAAAGTAAAAGCCCAGTTGCCGGCTCCATCGCTGGTAGTGGTGCCCATGTCGCCGAGTCCTGTTGCTACTATTTTTACGGTTACTTCAGACTGAGCAGTACCCCTAAGAATTAAGGAATTATCAGCGGTAATACCATCCGTGTTATTACCGGTATCTTCTGTAACTCCCACAATAACCGGAGCAAGCGGCAATAAACCTACCGTAATAGTAAAGGTTTGATCTAAAGTAATCTTACCATCGGTTACCCGCAAAGTAACCGGGTGCGTACCCGCATCGGTTTGTTTCGGAATGCCGCTTAAAACACCTGTAGCAGCATTAAAGCTTAACCATCCGGGTAGAATAGGAGCCGAGAAAATCAACTTATCTGTAACATCCGCATCGGTAGCGGTTAAAGTATACGCATAGTTGTTGCCCTCAGAAGCAGAGCTAATCGGTGTAGAGGTTATAACCGGAATATCATTAATTGGCTCTACAATTACAGTAATAGTAAGCGAACTAATCTTACTTCCGCCTGCCCCGGCTAAGCCATTATCGTTAAGGGTAAGAACAAGATTATCCGTTCCGCTATAATTGGCATTGGGAGCATAAATTAACCCATTCTTGGCTAAGGTTTCGTTTATAGCTGCCAGAGGTGCATTAATAGTAACTGCGTTTGAATTGTTAGTGGTAATATCGCCGGCCGCTATGCCATTACTTACGTCATTCTTAATTTTTATTATTCCATTGGCAACGTTAAGCGTTAAGGTTATTTTTTCGGAACCAGCATCAGGGTCAGAAACTTGTACTCCGGTAATCATATGCTCCGTATCTTCGGGAGTAGTAACGGATGTTACCGGGAAAGCCTCTACTGCCCAGGTGGCTCCTTCGTGAATAGTACCATTTTTACCATTAGTAGTAGCATCTGTTAGCGTAGTACCGGTACCTTCGGCAAATTTATAGTACACTTCTAAACCTTCTTCATTGCCCGCCAATTGCAGGTCTTTACTCTCCTGAATCTGAGTTTGCGTACGCGCTACATCCCAGATTCGTACTTCGCGCATTTTACCGTTAAAATAAGCATCATTGGCCCAGTTACTTTTAGCTAAATAATTAAGCGCCCGAACTGCATCCCGAGGCACATTCTGGTTACCGGAACCTACCAACAAGCCATCGATATACAAAGTACCGGTACCAGCTCCGTTATTCACAACAGCTACGTGTTTCCAAACCCCGGTCGGGAAAGCGGAATTCGCAGCCAAAGAACTACCCTGATTGCCGCCAATAAACGTTTGCATTTCCAAATGCTGAGCAGTATTAAAGGTAGCTAGAATATTATCCTGATTGGGCCCATTACCTAAATCAGCAACACGCGCCCAAGTTTGATGTTGGGCTACATTCACCCAGGCTTCAATAGTATAATCGCCTTCTAAATTTAACTCCGGAATAGATACATACCCTTTAGTACCATCAAAGTTCAGCCCGTTTACTCTTATTGAACTAGTAATTACCGGCTCATCATTAACGGCGGATACTGTAATAGTAGCAGTGCCTGAGGCAGCACTATAGGCCGTAGTGTCTCCAGTAGTAATATCCGCTACGGAATAGGCAGTACCAGCACTTTGATCCCAGGCTCGAAAAGTGAAGGAAGCGGTTCCGTTAAAATTAGCGGTCGGCACAAACCGGATTTTAGCAGTCGGCGGCAACAACAAGGCGTTAGCATCGGCAGGAGTATTACTTAAATCAAAAGTATACCAGGTATTATTCTGAAAAAATTCCCAGGTTCCATTGGTAACATCCCTTCCGGTAACGGCAATACCTATTTCCAAACCCTCCGGCGAAGAAACGGCACCAGCTAGTAAACTAGAAATTTCCGCCCCTAAATTTTGCTCTTTTGCTAAATCTTCGGCAATGGCCGGAATTGTAATTTTGGGTTGGGTAATAACGGGAACGCGTTTAGTTATAGTTAATACTGCGTTGTCGGAAGTAACCACCTCCCCATCGCTAATTTGTACCCGGTAAGTGTAGTTGTTCATCGAATACGGAGCACTGGTAATGGTAAGGGTGGCCGTAGTAGCACCGCTATAAACTTCATTGTTCGTTATGTTAGCAAATGTACCATTGCCGGTATCTACCTGCCATTGGTAAGATAATGGATCGCCGGAAGCAACAACGGTAAAGCTGGCATTTTCATCGCTATTTATTGTAACCGATACGGGCTGAGTAGTAATTTCAGGAGTTTCATTCGCCTTAGTTGGGATAAGAGCAAAATTATTACTGCTACTGTAGGCTTGATTATATATAATGCCGAAAGGTGATAAAGTTATTTTTTCCGGAAATGCTGTTTTTTCGGAGATTCCTTCTAAATGAATATTTCTATCGAAAATATTGTGGGGCGCTGTGTCAGTCTTTTTGGGTGGGGTAAAAGTAGAAGTAAAAAGTGTGGTAGTAGTTGAATTTAATAATATATGTGCCCAACCCTGTTGCCAATGGGCAAACAGAAAACAGAAGGTAATATATAGTATACTTTTGCTCATGAAATCGACTTTAAGTAAAATATAAAATTAGCAATATTTATATAGCGTGTTTCATTCTTTAGTTCTGATGATTCCTGCTGGTATCCCCGAACCAGTTTTTAGAATATGGCGAGATAAGATAGTACAAGCATTCCAGGCAATTATTTTATTAACTAAGTTAAAGCGAGTTAAACGAAACTAACAAAGATTTTACTATTTTCAGGGTTCATCCGAAAATCTAATTCTTTAATTATGGTACTTATACTTAGTAAACTAGTACTTACTGATCAAATATTAATAAGCAACTTCATTCAGAAAGTAGCATTATTTACTTATTGTTTACTACTTCAAGTAAAAAGATTTCAATATCAGCCTATCAGCTATTAAGCTTTTGGGTGCATAAGTAATGAAATATTAATTGCTTTTTACTACGAACCCGATATCCAGTTTAGTAAATTACTTTTGTCCAGTCACTTATATTAAAAATATAGAAAAGAGTTCTAAGTAAACATAGATTTCACGATATTTATTCTTAGTTATTTATATAATATTTTGACTATTTATTGTTGTGAGAACAAATTCTGGTAGAACTATTCTGGCTTAAAAATCATAATTTTTGGCAAGAGAAACAGCAATAATTTTTAAGCTGGATGGTTAATGTATACGAAACACATTTACTAATAGACCTATTTATATTTCTTTTATAATGAAATATTTTAGAAGCAAATTTTTATTCTTTATAATCCCTTCCCCTTCCTCTTTAATAAACAAAATAAGGCTAGTTTTAAAACACGCTCTAAAGGGTCTTCTTGAACCACTATTTTTACTTTAATGGCATACCTCTTATACCCCATAGTATTTAACGGTTCCCTATTCAAATTAAGGTTAAACCATAATGGTAAAACCCGGCAGGTTTTAAAAATCTA
Proteins encoded in this region:
- a CDS encoding Kelch repeat-containing protein, with product MIKLYFFKIRKPQTRFPLTARVLLLFIFLFQIQVTYAQWTRQKNANKRRAEMMNILYQGKMYSFGGIGNWPLVEPVPEVYDPVRDKWTMLAPMPAGKTVTHQGIVVVGDQVWHIGGRLESTEGPLTHEVWIYDISQNKWFKGPDLKHPVTGKPVPWGGGGAALVGRTIHLVGGFAMTTCNSDQDQFHLTLDVDKWAANPKRTTWENKLAPMPIKRNHMSTIVLGGKIYVLGGQFGHDCGGGQDKRYSHVYNPLTNTWTRLTDLPMDRSHCEASVFATGGKIYMVGGDGGPDKVTRFNPEANGGRGSWSNLSALNLPRPYIAVTAKAVHNKLIVTGGRFENSHTTRLETYSAPFPQNVAYKFGFSEDCFSRTVISNEKITVKNLLYTLEGEKNYRLTSNAPWVKISKNASGLAAPSGVYVEATIQAEGLPAGNYKATITAKGTGKGRNFTSASFCVTLKVTKGSSVLTITKTGNGSVTKNPDKAYYSYGERVQVTAKPASGYRFAGWSGDVSGSANPLKVIMKGNRRITANFRRKETDVTVVRINAGGSNQTIKGVTWRGCASENGCRDYVDGGFAYTERPSPGIIGANYNNLNQAIYQTEWTGGETGPNSVPKGATAFSYHIPVKNGQYLVRLYFVELNKNGRDLRKFDIKLEGQFIQKNFDIYDAANGIHKAIYREYPVTISDGAVNLAFIRQVQNAKVSAIEIAPLGTATFNSKPTPNAGKVQTVTANSNGYANVTLNGGASFDTDGYLVLYHWLRNEQHLANGEKPTVRLRVGTHQIKLVIKDNAGAYRTDYTTVIVKAGTIPVKADSIGEAVIATNNNPGKVSRKATTPSEVKTPALGNSLTVKLYPNPGVSGERTFVEVTNGGQQENIALTLFDVTGKLVQTTNLITNEQGTARTEWELAGKLRTGTYLIRAAGKAGTTQAKLMLR
- a CDS encoding PorP/SprF family type IX secretion system membrane protein, which codes for MRKYLFFIFLVTIAGEIQAQSRKHLASFSQVQHYFNPALTGLNGSQLKGIYRDQWTGFEDAPRTLFFSTEFDLADVGAWSRSKRPGVLQEERPDPYLGAKDGLGVTLLHDSFGPYRENQLLLGYSRQVYLSEKLTLRAGVAATYNNIFLDYLRLTLDQSNDPELQNLIEADNNEINKIDVNVGVALAGQNFYVGYALQDAAEGKLTSNKNYFTNTFPRQHIVQAGYRQGFSEQFGLTVNGLFRYDPKLKETIEGQVKGVFQNTFWAGVGYRSNLAYTFTGGFRLKQIFLNYTYESVTQDARRLNASSNEIAITYNLVPLPFKNLGKKMLVW
- a CDS encoding LamG-like jellyroll fold domain-containing protein; the encoded protein is MSKSILYITFCFLFAHWQQGWAHILLNSTTTTLFTSTFTPPKKTDTAPHNIFDRNIHLEGISEKTAFPEKITLSPFGIIYNQAYSSSNNFALIPTKANETPEITTQPVSVTINSDENASFTVVASGDPLSYQWQVDTGNGTFANITNNEVYSGATTATLTITSAPYSMNNYTYRVQISDGEVVTSDNAVLTITKRVPVITQPKITIPAIAEDLAKEQNLGAEISSLLAGAVSSPEGLEIGIAVTGRDVTNGTWEFFQNNTWYTFDLSNTPADANALLLPPTAKIRFVPTANFNGTASFTFRAWDQSAGTAYSVADITTGDTTAYSAASGTATITVSAVNDEPVITSSIRVNGLNFDGTKGYVSIPELNLEGDYTIEAWVNVAQHQTWARVADLGNGPNQDNILATFNTAQHLEMQTFIGGNQGSSLAANSAFPTGVWKHVAVVNNGAGTGTLYIDGLLVGSGNQNVPRDAVRALNYLAKSNWANDAYFNGKMREVRIWDVARTQTQIQESKDLQLAGNEEGLEVYYKFAEGTGTTLTDATTNGKNGTIHEGATWAVEAFPVTSVTTPEDTEHMITGVQVSDPDAGSEKITLTLNVANGIIKIKNDVSNGIAAGDITTNNSNAVTINAPLAAINETLAKNGLIYAPNANYSGTDNLVLTLNDNGLAGAGGSKISSLTITVIVEPINDIPVITSTPISSASEGNNYAYTLTATDADVTDKLIFSAPILPGWLSFNAATGVLSGIPKQTDAGTHPVTLRVTDGKITLDQTFTITVGLLPLAPVIVGVTEDTGNNTDGITADNSLILRGTAQSEVTVKIVATGLGDMGTTTSDGAGNWAFTFANVLPDGVYSFTANAINAANQDGPFSAPFRVEIDTKAPETTILSAPLANSSSTAAIFDFASSEAESGFEVSLDNAAYVTSTNRLTLTSLAEGTHELKVRALDKAGNIDVTPASHTWTIDLNAPTVTISTTAPTPINVPFEVTITFSEEVNNFDATDLTLKNATATAFTAVSKQIYTAVIAPIADGEVTVNVAAAVAQDGSNSGNVASNELKIIFDATKPTGYAVSFEQPQIDVTNQGNITLKITGAEIGTTYFYTITGENSGTPVTGTGLVEQAQFDITALNLTELPNGPVTVSLYLVDAAGNQGETITNQIIKNTKDVVAIKQSDNIRVPLGTPFQQLPLPVTLEVTYSSGEKEEVPVTWQPGSYNPDATGQYELTGILTLSSGTTNLNNIPAKIIVSVESNQVPTAITLSNTTFSPNVTPSDAIGKLETADADDTQFTYTLVTGQGDTHNGLFNIVGDQLFLKSNAGLSGQTQFTIRVKSTDSFNNSIEQSFTLTKAAYPITADQLKIVNAFSPNGDGINDEWTIPELKFYNQVQIEVFDRSGVRLFYTTDPEKGWNGQNANGKVLPGSYLFIIQVADINLTKKGVVTVLKK